The following proteins are encoded in a genomic region of Channa argus isolate prfri chromosome 3, Channa argus male v1.0, whole genome shotgun sequence:
- the LOC137124340 gene encoding perforin-1-like, which yields MMAKLWQLMLLWWAWSPLCLPSSVSFIGTPQECKSAPFVPGYNLGGEGFDIVTMVRKGAYVVDTETWNLGNDTCTLYSNSYMNNEKQKVPAAVVDWRTLPKSSLTVSSTVYDSVETFVNDSTSSVSNDWKIGLEIPVDPSVTIGVGLGGSHSKAATFGMQKSKQDRYTFCRHSVNCKFYSYRLITNPPLSHEFISAVKSLPKYSLENEVSYRHIIDTYGTHYITQVSLGGEIKAITSVRTCAATMIGLSATEVSDCLSVEASVSFAKTASIKAMYKHCQAKKKKLASSQSFSSTFNERNTEVIGGHIAEADILFEGQSNSYVYNNWLSSLKITPDVVQYNLKPLHTILPLDHPASAGLKQEVEKYIKENALLKKCSESCRIGHRSSKRDPCACICNSNQNIESNCCPAGKGLATLKVFKLYAESLYGDVITETDGSVEVRYGDQIKRTMIISNNDNPKWPETFEFGSITINMQNQLTFSVYDEDTYWNSDLLGECSVKLHQGKVSDSCMLNHGTLFFSYLVECAPSLSGDQCQEYIPSPMSPSLAKVFYTRNGVLAGETGSVK from the exons ATG ATGGCAAAGCTCTGGCAACTCATGCTCCTGTGGTGGGCTTGGAGTCCTCTGTGTCTACCTTCCAGTGTGAGCTTCATCGGTACACCACAGGAGTGTAAAAGTGCTCCCTTTGTCCCTGGTTACAATCTGGGTGGAGAAGGCTTCGACATCGTCACAATGGTGCGGAAAGGTGCCTATGTCGTCGACACTGAAACCTGGAATCTTGGCAATGATACTTGCACACTGTACAGTAACAGCTACATGAACAATGAAAAGCAAAAGGTCCCTGCTGCTGTGGTGGACTGGAGAACCCTCCCCAAAAGTAGCTTAACAGTCTCCAGTACAGTTTATGATTCTGTCGAAACTTTTGTCAATGATTCAACATCATCAGTGTCAAATGACTGGAAAATTGGCCTTGAAATTCCTGTAGATCCCAGTGTCACTATTGGGGTCGGCTTGGGAGGGTCCCACTCCAAAGCTGCTACTTTTGGCATGCAGAAGTCAAAACAAGATCGCTACACATTCTGTCGTCATTCTGTCAACTGTAAATTCTACAG CTACAGACTGATAACGAATCCTCCACTGAGTCATGAATTTATATCGGCTGTCAAGTCCCTTCCCAAGTATTCTCTTGAAAATGAGGTCTCATATCGACACATAATCGACACATATGGTACACATTACATCACACAAGTATCTCTTGGAGGGGAAATAAAAGCAATCACATCTGTCAGGACCTGTGCGGCAACCATGATTGGACTGTCAGCAACAGAGGTCAGTGACTGTTTGTCGGTTGAGGCCTCAGTTAGTTTTGCAAAAACTGCCAGCATTAAAGCCATGTACAAACACTGTCAagcaaaaaagaagaagttaGCTTCAAGCCAGAGTTTCAGCAGCACATTTAATGAACGTAACACAGAGGTCATTGGAGGACACATTGCCGAGGCTGACATCTTGTTTGAAGGCCAATCAAACTCATATGTCTATAATAACTGGCTCAGCTCATTAAAAATCACACCTGATGTGGTACAATACAACTTGAAGCCTCTGCACACCATCCTGCCACTCGATCATCCTGCCAGTGCTGGATTAAAGCAAGAGGTGGAAAAGTACATCAAGGAAAATGCTTTGTTGAAGAAATGTTCTGAATCTTGTAGAATTGGACACAGATCCAGCAAAAGGGATCCTTGTGCTTGTATTTGCAACAGTAATCAGAATATCGAGTCAAACTGCTGTCCTGCAGGGAAAGGTCTTGCAACATTGAAGGTATTCAAGCTTTATGCAGAGAGTCTGTATGGTGATGTGATTACAGAGACAGATGGTTCAGTGGAGGTTAGATATGGTGATCAGATTAAGAGAACTATGATCATTAGTAATAATGATAACCCTAAATGGCCAGAGACCTTTGAATTTGGATCCATCACTATTAACATGCAAAACCAACTTACGTTCAGTGTTTATGATGAGGACACTTACTGGAACAGTGATCTGCTTGGAGAGTGTTCAGTTAAACTGCATCAAGGTAAAGTGTCAGACAGCTGCATGTTAAACCACGGTACCTTGTTCTTCTCCTACTTAGTGGAGTGTGCACCGAGTCTTAGTGGTGACCAGTGTCAAGAGTACATACCCTCCCCCATGAGTCCCTCTCTGGCCAAAGTGTTCTACACTAGAAATGGGGTCCTGGCTGGAGAGACCGGAAGCGTTAAGTGA